One window from the genome of Eublepharis macularius isolate TG4126 chromosome 15, MPM_Emac_v1.0, whole genome shotgun sequence encodes:
- the LOC129342926 gene encoding transmembrane protein 244-like has translation MGFQGSEATTIKIIILHILLCLLTFYTIYYMIGSICCGVFRLHSFDVRLPFDFKTEPSYSNPNYLANVISMEITFWSSGLFFAVMLKQWVWDYALTVTSIHLLLTWAVMGEFPLVWQWWLALASGLFLMICNGELITYFAYSDSNSPSMGSFF, from the exons ATGGGCTTTCAAGGAAGCGAGGCAACTACCATCAAG ATTATCATTCTCCATATACTGCTGTGCCTATTAACTTTCTACACCATCTATTACATGATCGGGAGCATTTGCTGCGGGGTGTTCAG GCTTCATTCTTTTGATGTACGTCTTCCTTTTGATTTTAAAACGGAGCCCTCCTACTCAAACCCCAACTATCTGG CGAATGTCATCTCTATGGAGATCACCTTTTGGAGCAGCGGCCTGTTCTTTGCTGTGATGCTGAAACAGTGGGTCTGGGACTATGCCCTCACCGTCACCTCCATCCACTTGCTGTTGACCTGGGCAG TGATGGGAGAATTTCCTCTGGTCTGGCAATGGTGGCTGGCACTTG ccAGTGGCCTCTTCCTCATGATTTGTAATGGAGAACTCATCACCTATTTTGCATACTCTGATTCCAACAGCCCCAGCATGGGCAGTTTTTTTTAA